The proteins below come from a single uncultured Dethiosulfovibrio sp. genomic window:
- the allB gene encoding allantoinase AllB, which yields MEYDLILKGGTVVLDWGEAQADVAVRDGKIVSIGSDLGKGEEEIDASGLIVTPGMIDPHVHISEPGRTEWEGYVTGTSAAAKGGVTSFVMMPLNQLPCTADEESLDLQLRTGEGRTKVDIALYGALTPNNLDSLGYLSDGGVVGYKAFLSTCGDRSKGDDMMNVDDYSLYCGMRTISSLGKVLALHCENAAITDGLGMEARNAGPDTLASYVASRPFFTEVEAVRRALYLAKQTGVRLHICHCSCPEAVSEVSESKFAGLDVTAETCTHYLYFTTDELDGIGNSVKCSPPIRDGKNLEGMWEKLFNGEIACVGSDHSPCTADLKEGTAFSAWGGIAGLQNSYDVLFDEAVQKRGMSLSQFVRITATNAAKIFGLNGKGRIAIGHDADFALVRPNASYRVTEECLEYKNKLSPYLGRTVGCQIVRTIVRGKTVFSQESGVSRESFGRFLLNR from the coding sequence ATGGAATACGATCTTATTCTGAAAGGCGGAACGGTAGTCCTGGATTGGGGCGAAGCTCAAGCCGATGTTGCGGTCAGGGACGGAAAAATCGTCTCTATTGGGTCGGACCTCGGCAAAGGAGAGGAGGAAATCGATGCATCTGGATTGATAGTCACCCCTGGAATGATAGATCCTCACGTCCACATCTCCGAACCCGGTCGCACCGAGTGGGAAGGCTACGTCACTGGGACCAGCGCTGCTGCAAAAGGAGGGGTGACCTCCTTTGTCATGATGCCCCTCAACCAGTTGCCCTGCACTGCGGATGAGGAATCCCTGGACCTTCAGCTTCGCACCGGAGAAGGCAGGACCAAGGTGGATATAGCCCTCTACGGGGCTCTAACGCCCAATAATCTGGATTCGCTGGGATATCTGTCCGACGGCGGCGTGGTGGGCTACAAAGCGTTTTTGTCCACTTGTGGTGACAGAAGCAAGGGCGACGATATGATGAATGTCGACGACTACTCCCTCTATTGTGGTATGAGGACTATTTCCTCCCTGGGCAAGGTCTTGGCGCTTCACTGCGAGAACGCCGCTATCACGGACGGGCTTGGGATGGAGGCTCGCAATGCAGGGCCGGATACACTGGCGTCCTACGTCGCGTCTAGGCCGTTTTTTACCGAGGTGGAGGCGGTCAGGAGAGCCCTTTATCTAGCAAAACAGACCGGCGTCAGGCTCCATATCTGCCACTGTAGCTGCCCTGAGGCGGTATCGGAAGTTTCAGAATCCAAATTTGCCGGACTAGACGTCACGGCGGAGACCTGCACCCACTACCTCTACTTCACGACCGACGAGCTGGACGGCATAGGCAACTCCGTCAAGTGCTCTCCTCCCATAAGGGACGGGAAAAACCTCGAAGGGATGTGGGAAAAACTGTTCAATGGGGAGATAGCCTGTGTCGGATCGGACCACTCCCCCTGTACTGCCGACCTCAAGGAAGGCACGGCCTTCTCCGCGTGGGGAGGGATAGCGGGACTCCAGAACAGCTACGACGTCCTGTTCGACGAGGCTGTTCAAAAGAGAGGGATGTCCTTGAGTCAGTTTGTGAGGATAACCGCCACCAACGCAGCGAAAATATTCGGCCTTAATGGTAAGGGGCGAATCGCCATAGGCCATGACGCCGATTTTGCCCTCGTAAGGCCCAACGCCTCCTACCGCGTGACCGAGGAGTGCCTGGAGTATAAAAACAAGCTTAGCCCCTATCTCGGCAGGACGGTTGGCTGTCAAATAGTTAGAACCATCGTCAGGGGAAAGACCGTTTTCAGCCAGGAAAGCGGTGTCTCCAGGGAGAGTTTCGGTAGATTCCTGCTCAATAGATAA
- a CDS encoding NCS1 family transporter → MTSNKSNLVDVNSLEPLPFDERAMSPTKFVTTMWSGTIVIQTMVVGQFLLHPTGALNFSQVIAAGLVSALLCCLFIALIGQPGMKYGVPFIVQCRSSFGFKGAKIVGFLRSTPAVIWNGIGSWLGARALEEVTLGLFGFGNVWVGFFVLLAIQTWLAIRGIKLIAAFNSAMSSILFAMLLYFFYVVLSSGKIDWSAARLVSGGWGLVWIAGVMSAMANYTTLMLNASDLTRQINPGGAKSLLGVNMAANIFGVVPPWMFMVLSGMLIGLATDVQDPIRGLVLLAPNKAFGLILLVFILLAQVTTNMTNNILPPALVLQDLIKVDWKKGVCIVSVLSIVTCPWVLMDSDNFFLFQKIYSTFLGPCTGIILADYYLILRQNLDVADFYNDKGPYRYRGGYSYLALACMLIGCVAAGMMIDYSWFVGFPVSGILYYLFKKRLG, encoded by the coding sequence ATGACCTCGAATAAATCCAATCTCGTGGACGTAAACAGCCTGGAGCCGTTGCCCTTCGACGAGAGGGCTATGTCCCCCACAAAGTTCGTGACCACCATGTGGTCTGGGACCATAGTGATTCAGACCATGGTGGTGGGCCAGTTTTTGCTCCATCCAACTGGAGCCCTAAACTTTTCCCAGGTTATAGCCGCTGGGCTGGTGTCGGCCCTCCTGTGCTGTCTGTTCATAGCTCTGATAGGCCAGCCAGGTATGAAGTATGGCGTTCCCTTTATAGTCCAGTGTCGGTCCAGCTTTGGTTTTAAGGGTGCCAAGATAGTCGGTTTCCTGCGCTCAACCCCTGCTGTGATATGGAACGGCATAGGCTCATGGCTTGGGGCAAGGGCTCTTGAAGAGGTTACTTTAGGCCTGTTCGGGTTCGGAAACGTATGGGTTGGTTTCTTTGTGCTGTTGGCAATCCAGACGTGGCTCGCCATAAGGGGCATAAAACTGATCGCCGCCTTTAACTCGGCCATGTCGTCGATTCTCTTCGCCATGTTGCTCTACTTCTTCTACGTGGTGCTGTCGTCGGGAAAGATCGACTGGTCCGCCGCAAGGCTGGTTTCCGGTGGATGGGGGTTGGTATGGATAGCTGGAGTCATGTCAGCCATGGCCAACTATACGACCTTGATGCTTAACGCCTCGGACCTGACTAGGCAGATAAACCCCGGAGGAGCCAAAAGTCTGCTGGGGGTGAACATGGCGGCCAATATATTTGGAGTCGTGCCTCCATGGATGTTCATGGTCCTCTCCGGGATGCTCATAGGACTGGCTACCGACGTCCAGGATCCTATAAGGGGCCTGGTGCTCCTGGCTCCCAACAAGGCGTTCGGCCTGATACTGCTGGTCTTTATACTGCTGGCCCAGGTGACCACAAATATGACCAACAACATCCTTCCCCCTGCTCTGGTCCTTCAGGATTTGATCAAGGTGGACTGGAAAAAGGGAGTCTGTATCGTCTCGGTTCTGTCCATAGTGACCTGTCCCTGGGTGCTGATGGACAGCGACAATTTCTTCCTGTTCCAGAAGATATACTCGACGTTTTTAGGCCCCTGCACCGGAATCATCCTGGCGGACTATTACCTGATACTGAGGCAGAACCTGGACGTGGCCGATTTTTACAACGATAAGGGGCCATACAGGTACAGAGGAGGATACAGCTACCTCGCCCTGGCCTGTATGCTTATCGGTTGCGTGGCTGCCGGTATGATGATCGATTATTCTTGGTTCGTTGGTTTCCCGGTCTCAGGGATACTCTATTATCTGTTTAAAAAACGTCTGGGATAG
- the arcC gene encoding carbamate kinase, with protein MSNRVVVALGGNAILQRGQKGTEQDQRASVRGTVTQIVKMIDAGYEVVLTHGNGPQVGAILIQQEAGKDKVPAMPMDVCGAESQGFIGYLFVQEFKKALIAQGIAKEPLCLVTQVEVSSEDPAFVNPTKPVGPFYDEATAKARMESSGESWVEDSGRGWRRVVPSPKPINIVERQAIQELADRGYVVVASGGGGIPVVKEADGSYRGVEAVIDKDLAGELLAQQVDADLFMILTDVPKVALNYGKPDEKWLGKVDLDEMKGYQAEGHFKAGSMGPKVAAAMAFVENGGSRAIIASLDQALEALEGTEGTQIVRE; from the coding sequence ATGAGCAATAGAGTCGTAGTAGCCCTGGGAGGTAACGCCATACTTCAAAGAGGCCAGAAAGGTACGGAGCAGGACCAGAGGGCCAGCGTTCGTGGCACCGTGACCCAGATAGTGAAGATGATAGACGCCGGTTACGAGGTGGTCTTGACCCACGGCAACGGCCCCCAGGTAGGAGCTATCCTGATCCAGCAGGAGGCGGGCAAGGACAAAGTCCCCGCCATGCCGATGGACGTGTGTGGCGCCGAGAGTCAGGGCTTCATTGGATATCTTTTCGTTCAGGAGTTTAAAAAGGCCCTCATAGCCCAGGGCATCGCCAAAGAGCCCCTCTGCCTGGTGACCCAGGTCGAGGTCTCCTCGGAGGATCCCGCCTTCGTCAACCCCACCAAGCCAGTCGGCCCTTTCTACGACGAGGCGACCGCCAAGGCCAGGATGGAGTCCTCCGGCGAGAGCTGGGTAGAGGACTCGGGCAGGGGCTGGAGACGTGTCGTCCCCTCCCCCAAGCCTATTAACATAGTGGAGCGTCAGGCGATTCAGGAGCTTGCGGACCGTGGCTACGTGGTCGTGGCCTCCGGTGGCGGCGGTATCCCTGTTGTCAAAGAGGCCGACGGAAGCTACAGAGGGGTCGAGGCTGTCATAGACAAGGATCTTGCCGGAGAGCTTCTGGCCCAGCAGGTTGACGCCGACCTGTTCATGATCCTTACCGACGTGCCGAAGGTCGCCCTGAACTACGGCAAGCCCGATGAGAAGTGGCTGGGCAAGGTCGATCTGGACGAGATGAAGGGTTACCAGGCGGAGGGGCACTTCAAGGCGGGCTCCATGGGCCCCAAGGTCGCCGCCGCCATGGCCTTCGTCGAGAACGGCGGATCCCGTGCGATCATAGCCAGCCTGGATCAGGCCCTTGAGGCCCTTGAGGGCACAGAGGGAACCCAGATTGTGAGGGAATAG
- a CDS encoding HlyD family efflux transporter periplasmic adaptor subunit, with protein MRVRYTSSESKDPLKDRGVKIPYAPAKRVFPKWRWYLVVLIVSSPLWFFLAKVGVEFIWATSPGIVYMDKTPINSPMSGVIYKVYLREGQKILSGDLIAKIGDPLLDVKRKPLLAERDGLLKYPSVGLASAPMRQALTLSQKLLTQEKAYLSQIQRLFDQGAATLADLNEARGRVSRAESDLLRARADLALAQVPSVEYRSQMIRLSQIEGELAAMDRLMEDIDLASPLSGVVLELFVVENQPLAQGAPMAVVADPHTASIVTFLDPGDLGMVEGGDSIKVRFPGGITIDAYMDGRPSLAQPTPSSLSTPLTDIRQSVRLKLRTAAPIPDLFLVEGLPVTVHWGGRWKWIERWLP; from the coding sequence ATGAGGGTCAGATATACCTCTTCCGAGTCCAAAGACCCTCTAAAGGATCGAGGGGTCAAGATCCCCTACGCTCCCGCTAAGAGGGTGTTTCCCAAGTGGCGATGGTACCTGGTTGTCCTCATAGTCTCCAGCCCTCTTTGGTTTTTTCTGGCTAAAGTTGGTGTGGAGTTTATATGGGCGACCTCTCCGGGGATAGTCTATATGGACAAGACGCCGATAAACAGCCCTATGTCCGGGGTTATCTACAAGGTTTACCTTCGGGAGGGTCAGAAGATCCTCTCCGGCGACCTGATCGCAAAAATAGGCGATCCTCTATTGGACGTGAAAAGAAAGCCCCTTCTGGCGGAGAGAGATGGGCTCCTCAAATACCCCTCTGTCGGTTTAGCCTCGGCACCGATGAGACAGGCACTGACTTTATCTCAAAAGCTTTTAACCCAGGAAAAGGCCTATCTCTCCCAAATTCAGAGGTTGTTCGATCAGGGGGCGGCCACTTTAGCCGATCTAAACGAGGCTCGAGGCAGGGTAAGCAGGGCGGAGAGCGATCTCCTTAGAGCTAGAGCTGACTTGGCCCTCGCTCAGGTTCCCTCAGTGGAGTATAGGTCTCAGATGATAAGGCTTTCTCAGATAGAGGGAGAGTTAGCGGCTATGGATAGACTGATGGAGGATATAGATCTCGCCTCTCCTCTTTCAGGGGTAGTCCTCGAGCTTTTCGTGGTTGAGAACCAGCCGTTGGCTCAGGGAGCACCAATGGCGGTTGTGGCTGATCCACATACTGCCTCTATCGTGACCTTTCTGGATCCTGGAGATTTAGGAATGGTGGAGGGAGGAGACTCTATAAAAGTGAGGTTTCCTGGAGGAATTACGATAGACGCCTATATGGACGGCAGGCCCTCACTAGCTCAGCCAACCCCCTCATCCCTGTCGACCCCTCTGACGGACATCAGGCAGTCGGTAAGGCTTAAGCTAAGAACCGCTGCCCCCATACCTGATCTCTTTCTCGTTGAGGGGCTTCCTGTAACGGTTCACTGGGGAGGGCGTTGGAAATGGATCGAGAGGTGGCTGCCTTGA
- a CDS encoding diguanylate cyclase translates to MDREVAALRDFRMVRLLGDNGTVFQSQGWMTDFRSIEDLLSEAGSSNGVILDGDMSKETVITVIHGLRSAPATCFKPIFCSNSVDESLIYLTDGAIDSTDKARALALEMEKLSEEIDLDSLKDSRDFRLLAYLVSRPKGLNPVLRPFTHDVYGFPIADMIGGGEDSVQWLKNLRDRGALTLGSLVDRIRLCPKCSCTHLNYIDVCPSCGSIDIAPKEFIHCFTCGRVGPEEDFLQESGYRCPFCSTHLRHLGSDYDHPLESFVCNDCGHRFVEADVVVDCFCCRSRSRTDELLVEAIRVFRISEKGKIAARTGSIEDVYALLDRLNYVVPAYFDQLLDWMILLNRRYPDEVFSLLGVRFANLDRISESIGRQRTTQMMDAIAGRLRGLIRSTDVSTRTGTGLLWLLLPRTDAEGASVLEGRILELADMVDGSTKPDLRSIRITAPEDIQDGVRASNLMTRLTGELEG, encoded by the coding sequence ATGGATCGAGAGGTGGCTGCCTTGAGAGATTTCAGAATGGTAAGGCTTTTAGGGGATAACGGCACGGTCTTTCAATCTCAGGGCTGGATGACCGACTTTAGGTCTATAGAGGACCTCCTAAGCGAAGCAGGATCCTCCAACGGGGTGATCCTGGACGGAGATATGTCTAAAGAGACGGTTATAACGGTTATTCATGGGTTAAGAAGTGCCCCTGCGACCTGCTTTAAACCCATATTCTGTTCTAACTCGGTGGACGAGAGCCTGATATACCTGACCGATGGAGCGATTGATTCTACCGATAAGGCGAGGGCTTTGGCCCTCGAGATGGAGAAGCTCTCGGAGGAAATAGACCTAGACAGCCTCAAAGACAGCAGGGATTTCCGTCTTCTGGCCTATCTGGTTTCCCGACCTAAGGGACTGAACCCCGTCCTCAGGCCCTTTACCCACGATGTCTACGGCTTCCCTATAGCTGACATGATAGGAGGCGGGGAAGACTCGGTTCAGTGGCTTAAAAACCTCAGAGACAGAGGGGCCTTGACCCTTGGATCGCTGGTGGACAGGATAAGGCTCTGCCCGAAATGCAGCTGTACCCATCTGAACTACATCGACGTGTGTCCGAGCTGTGGAAGCATAGACATAGCCCCTAAAGAGTTCATCCACTGCTTTACCTGTGGCAGGGTAGGGCCGGAGGAGGATTTTCTTCAGGAGTCGGGATATCGCTGCCCCTTCTGTAGCACCCATCTTCGCCATCTTGGATCGGACTACGACCATCCCCTTGAGAGCTTCGTCTGTAACGACTGCGGTCATCGCTTTGTCGAGGCCGACGTGGTCGTCGATTGCTTCTGTTGCCGATCCCGCTCCAGGACCGACGAACTTCTGGTGGAGGCCATAAGGGTCTTTAGGATATCGGAGAAAGGAAAGATCGCCGCCAGGACGGGATCCATAGAGGACGTCTACGCCCTGCTGGACCGGCTTAACTACGTCGTTCCCGCCTACTTCGATCAGCTCCTCGACTGGATGATCCTCCTGAACAGGAGATATCCCGACGAGGTCTTTTCGCTGCTAGGGGTCAGGTTTGCCAATTTGGACCGAATATCCGAGTCTATAGGCAGGCAGAGGACAACCCAGATGATGGACGCAATCGCAGGTAGGCTGAGAGGCCTTATAAGGAGTACCGACGTCTCTACCAGGACAGGCACAGGGCTTCTCTGGCTTCTCCTCCCCAGAACCGACGCAGAAGGTGCCTCGGTACTGGAAGGCAGGATACTGGAACTGGCGGATATGGTCGATGGATCTACAAAGCCCGACCTGCGATCCATAAGGATAACCGCGCCGGAGGATATCCAGGACGGGGTCAGAGCCAGCAATCTTATGACCCGCCTTACAGGGGAGCTGGAGGGCTGA